The uncultured Desulfuromonas sp. genome has a segment encoding these proteins:
- a CDS encoding permease, protein MTTKNAAFKFKGVRFLSLVAISYASLALTHAGQAWQSLHRAGQILGQILPIIALVVVINALINWWLPPKKMVRLFKKHGTRRGWGIAMIAGIMSHGPMYLWYPMLSDLRRGGVPEGMLVSYFYARAVKLPLLPLMVDYFGLLFTITLEVYILVAAWLQGLVMLLLDRRFRMSEDVSADKSRPSD, encoded by the coding sequence ATGACCACGAAGAACGCTGCTTTTAAATTCAAGGGGGTGCGCTTTTTATCTCTGGTGGCGATCTCTTATGCGTCTCTGGCTCTGACGCACGCCGGGCAAGCCTGGCAATCGTTGCACCGGGCCGGGCAGATTCTCGGACAAATTTTACCGATTATTGCCCTGGTCGTGGTCATCAACGCCTTGATCAACTGGTGGTTGCCGCCCAAAAAGATGGTGCGCCTGTTCAAAAAGCACGGCACACGTCGTGGCTGGGGGATTGCCATGATCGCCGGCATTATGAGCCACGGTCCCATGTATCTATGGTATCCGATGTTGTCTGACCTGCGTCGTGGCGGCGTGCCGGAAGGGATGTTGGTCTCCTATTTTTATGCCCGTGCCGTTAAACTGCCGTTGCTGCCGTTGATGGTCGATTATTTCGGGCTGTTATTCACCATAACCCTTGAGGTCTATATTCTCGTTGCCGCCTGGTTGCAGGGCCTGGTGATGCTGTTGTTGGATCGCCGTTTCCGAATGAGCGAAGACGTGTCCGCGGATAAAAGCAGACCGTCCGATTGA
- a CDS encoding permease, with protein MGHSLKKSILAFAAMMPMIFGVVGLVAMLQTLIPPQRLVGFFTGNAFVDTLIGTGCGAVAAGNPIVSYLLGGELLGQGVSLYAVTAFILAWVTLGFIQIPMEVEAFGGRFTLIRNLLAVVGTLAVATLTSWTVGWWQ; from the coding sequence ATGGGGCATAGTCTCAAGAAAAGTATTCTTGCATTTGCGGCGATGATGCCGATGATCTTCGGTGTGGTTGGCCTGGTGGCCATGCTGCAGACCCTGATTCCGCCGCAACGGCTGGTTGGTTTTTTTACCGGCAATGCCTTTGTCGATACGCTGATCGGCACCGGCTGCGGTGCCGTGGCCGCCGGCAACCCGATCGTCAGTTATCTGCTTGGCGGTGAACTGTTGGGACAAGGGGTGTCGCTGTATGCGGTGACTGCCTTTATCCTCGCCTGGGTGACGCTCGGCTTTATTCAGATTCCCATGGAAGTGGAGGCTTTTGGTGGCCGGTTTACACTGATTCGCAATCTTCTCGCCGTTGTCGGCACCCTGGCCGTGGCAACGCTGACCAGTTGGACCGTGGGATGGTGGCAATGA
- a CDS encoding SiaB family protein kinase, which yields MDLYELRDEFDKSGILICFNGPFHHSIMQEIGTAMRNHLAEENIAQEALMDVFAVYIEMAQNVSNYITFRQIARPEAASSIITISRSGEGYQVSSGNIVLNEDVETLCRRVDEVNAMTRSEIRSAYKKQMRRDVPPDALGAGLGLLEIAKRSSEKMTYAVKILDAGSTFFSLTANI from the coding sequence ATGGATTTGTATGAGCTCAGGGATGAATTTGACAAATCTGGCATATTGATTTGTTTTAATGGGCCGTTTCATCACAGCATTATGCAGGAAATCGGTACCGCGATGCGCAATCATCTTGCTGAGGAGAATATTGCCCAGGAAGCGCTCATGGACGTCTTTGCTGTCTATATCGAGATGGCCCAGAATGTGAGTAATTACATTACCTTTCGACAGATTGCACGACCGGAAGCAGCGTCTTCGATTATCACGATTAGCCGAAGTGGCGAGGGGTATCAGGTCTCTTCAGGCAACATCGTGTTAAATGAAGATGTTGAAACTCTTTGCAGGCGTGTTGACGAGGTGAACGCAATGACTCGAAGTGAGATCAGAAGCGCATATAAAAAACAGATGCGGCGTGATGTTCCGCCTGACGCACTGGGTGCGGGACTCGGTTTGCTCGAAATTGCCAAACGTTCGTCTGAAAAGATGACTTACGCTGTAAAGATTTTAGATGCCGGCAGCACGTTTTTTTCACTGACGGCAAACATTTAA
- a CDS encoding cold-shock protein, with the protein MAEGTVKWFNDTKGFGFIEQDNGPDVFVHFSAIQSEGFKSLAEGDRVSFDVTEGQKGPQSANVCKI; encoded by the coding sequence ATGGCAGAAGGTACAGTAAAATGGTTTAACGACACTAAGGGTTTTGGATTCATCGAGCAGGACAACGGTCCTGACGTATTCGTGCATTTCTCTGCGATCCAAAGCGAAGGTTTCAAATCCCTGGCTGAAGGCGACCGCGTCTCTTTTGACGTAACTGAAGGTCAAAAAGGTCCCCAATCAGCAAACGTGTGCAAAATCTAA
- a CDS encoding SiaC family regulatory phosphoprotein translates to MEPLDIKSTTSSPAISFDPARGILHMVGESYPENSFDFYAPVISWLMAYLQENPQLVLDIAITYMNSSSTKCILDIMDVMEDAYGRGAVTSIIWRYDRENSRSYELAEDFREEVTFPFAIEAIEA, encoded by the coding sequence ATGGAGCCACTTGACATAAAATCAACCACGTCATCACCGGCAATCAGTTTCGACCCGGCCCGCGGTATTCTCCATATGGTTGGAGAATCATATCCGGAAAATTCATTTGATTTCTATGCTCCGGTAATCTCATGGTTGATGGCTTACCTGCAAGAGAACCCGCAACTTGTTCTTGATATCGCCATAACCTACATGAACAGCAGCAGCACCAAATGCATTCTTGATATTATGGATGTGATGGAGGATGCCTACGGGCGTGGTGCCGTGACCAGCATCATCTGGCGTTACGATCGTGAAAATTCACGTTCCTATGAGCTGGCTGAGGATTTCCGTGAAGAAGTTACCTTTCCATTTGCAATTGAGGCAATCGAGGCATAG
- a CDS encoding TrkA family potassium uptake protein, which produces MPQKKKFCVIGLGNFGFHVASSLYAQGHEVMAIDSDKDKVQAVKEVCSYAILGDACSKEFLDAQGVTDMDAVIIATGERSHLSTLMTLYLKELNVPRILVKAIDDDHGRILEKVGASEVIYPEKDMAKRIAHSLSSPNLLEFIPLAEDYSLSETAPPRDFIGKTLVDLNLRQRFHVTVIAIKDVISDQFIVAPPPMHTIKDSDVLVLIGKTEDVKTALNS; this is translated from the coding sequence ATGCCGCAAAAGAAAAAGTTCTGTGTCATCGGTTTGGGAAACTTCGGTTTTCATGTGGCGTCCAGCCTCTATGCCCAAGGCCATGAGGTAATGGCCATTGACTCCGATAAAGACAAGGTTCAGGCGGTTAAAGAAGTTTGCTCTTATGCCATTCTCGGAGATGCCTGCAGCAAAGAATTTCTTGATGCCCAAGGGGTCACGGATATGGATGCGGTGATTATCGCAACAGGTGAGCGTTCTCACCTTTCAACACTGATGACTCTCTATCTTAAAGAGCTGAACGTTCCTCGGATTCTGGTGAAGGCCATTGATGACGACCATGGCCGTATTCTGGAAAAGGTCGGCGCCAGCGAAGTGATTTATCCTGAAAAGGATATGGCCAAGCGAATCGCCCACAGTCTATCCAGCCCCAACCTGCTTGAGTTTATCCCTCTGGCCGAGGACTACTCTCTGTCGGAAACAGCGCCTCCGCGTGACTTTATCGGCAAGACTCTGGTTGACCTCAACCTGCGCCAGCGCTTTCATGTCACAGTCATCGCCATCAAGGATGTCATTTCCGATCAATTTATTGTCGCTCCGCCCCCCATGCACACCATTAAGGACAGTGATGTGCTGGTGTTGATTGGTAAAACGGAGGATGTCAAGACGGCGCTGAATTCGTAA
- a CDS encoding IS3 family transposase (programmed frameshift) has product MSSKRYTEEFKIEAVRQVTERGYSVQEVANRLGTTTHSLYAWRKKYGNGTHNAAELDAHQAEIRRLRHELQRVTEERDIPKKGHRILRQRVPVRYAFIRAHQGQFATRNMCRMMRVHRSGYYAWVKQPKSARQLEDERLLGLIKQFWLESGGVYGYRKIHLDLRATGESCGVNRVARLMKQAGLRAQVGYKRPRYKSGHPAVLAENHLNQEFNVDTPNQAWVTDITYIRTYEGWLYLAVVIDLFSRQVIGWSMQSRIHAELVLDALLMAVWRRKPKGKVLIHSDQGSQYTSTVWQSFLKAHNLECSMSRRGNCYDNAVAESFFQLLKRERVKKKTYKNREAARQDIFNYIEMFYNPVRRHSSNDGLSPAEFDRQYFANVRGV; this is encoded by the exons ATGAGCAGCAAACGTTACACCGAAGAATTCAAGATTGAAGCCGTCAGGCAAGTCACCGAACGAGGTTATTCTGTTCAAGAAGTTGCCAACCGCCTTGGGACAACAACTCACAGTCTTTATGCTTGGCGTAAGAAATATGGCAACGGCACTCACAACGCCGCAGAACTTGACGCTCACCAAGCCGAGATCAGGCGTCTGCGCCATGAGCTGCAACGTGTCACCGAAGAACGAGATATCC CTAAAAAAGGCCACCGCATACTTCGCCAAAGAGTCCCTGTGAGGTATGCCTTTATCCGGGCGCATCAGGGGCAATTTGCCACCCGTAACATGTGCCGCATGATGCGGGTGCATCGTAGCGGTTACTACGCTTGGGTTAAACAGCCGAAATCTGCTCGTCAGCTTGAAGATGAGCGGCTCTTGGGGCTCATCAAGCAGTTCTGGTTAGAGAGTGGCGGCGTCTATGGATATCGAAAAATCCACCTGGATCTGCGAGCAACCGGTGAGAGCTGTGGAGTAAATAGAGTTGCTCGTCTGATGAAGCAGGCAGGACTGCGGGCTCAAGTTGGCTACAAGCGGCCTCGCTACAAAAGCGGTCATCCGGCAGTCTTGGCCGAAAATCATCTGAATCAAGAATTTAATGTCGACACACCCAATCAAGCGTGGGTAACAGATATTACCTATATCCGCACGTACGAAGGCTGGTTGTATCTCGCTGTCGTCATTGATTTGTTTTCAAGGCAAGTTATCGGTTGGTCAATGCAGTCGAGAATTCATGCAGAACTCGTACTTGATGCTTTACTGATGGCAGTTTGGCGTCGAAAACCTAAAGGGAAAGTGCTGATTCATTCCGATCAGGGCAGTCAATATACCAGCACAGTCTGGCAGAGTTTCCTGAAAGCACACAATCTGGAATGTAGTATGAGTAGGCGCGGTAACTGCTACGACAATGCCGTTGCGGAAAGTTTCTTTCAGTTGTTAAAACGAGAGCGGGTCAAGAAAAAGACATATAAGAACCGAGAGGCTGCACGGCAGGACATCTTCAATTACATCGAAATGTTCTACAATCCGGTACGTCGCCACAGCAGCAACGATGGTTTGTCACCTGCGGAGTTCGACAGGCAATATTTTGCGAATGTCAGGGGTGTCTAG
- a CDS encoding response regulator receiver protein → MLPVIIAYQSPAETDALMKCVEQAGCIAKPVATLNEAIDVLREEEAAIMLLGKTFEGSCALDVIPIFRYLHKHLKIILLADDATVGFLRQARAAGIFYHAMEPHDEEDCQELQLALECAREACEKQEKSLWKKLAPMFGGAG, encoded by the coding sequence ATGTTACCCGTGATTATTGCCTACCAGTCCCCTGCTGAAACCGATGCACTGATGAAGTGCGTTGAACAGGCCGGGTGTATTGCCAAACCGGTTGCCACACTCAATGAGGCCATTGATGTGCTGCGCGAAGAGGAAGCGGCCATCATGCTGCTGGGCAAGACCTTTGAAGGCAGTTGTGCGCTGGATGTGATTCCGATCTTCCGCTATCTGCACAAGCATCTGAAAATCATCCTGTTGGCCGATGATGCGACGGTCGGCTTCTTACGTCAGGCACGGGCGGCGGGAATTTTCTATCACGCCATGGAGCCGCACGACGAAGAGGATTGCCAGGAACTGCAACTGGCGCTGGAATGCGCACGCGAAGCCTGTGAGAAGCAGGAAAAAAGTTTATGGAAAAAACTGGCGCCGATGTTCGGTGGTGCCGGTTAA
- a CDS encoding MFS transporter, which yields MIKRFENAPFNHANIRLFIAFRVFYNARFYYPVFTILFLDFGLTLEQFTLLNVVWAMTIVLLEVPSGALADLFGRRRLLIATSLLMIAELSLISFAPSTQPEWIFYLFLANRLLSGASEAMGSGADEALAYDTLVAAGQKDLWPKVLDVQLKVQQIGFIVAMTLGALVYDPELLNRITGWIGINGELTLRDTMRYPLLLTLGSALVTLVLTVKMTEPPNTGQPEQQGFFATAFATTRLIIDSAKWIWHTPFALGIILFTMLFDHIIRMLLTLNSQYYRMIDIPEALFGVIGSSMSVMAYFIPPLAMYAASRFRPVVNLSWMSVLMIIGCATFALFIPWYGVIPMALVFVVFMFNMFFGSHYLNQVTPSHMRATVLSFRGLSFNLAYAAISLAYTGAYAWFKQRAPTTLSEAQLERHTFMVTSEQFVWYFAMLLIVLAGVVFIAQRAARHRGNTATNHI from the coding sequence ATGATCAAACGTTTTGAAAACGCGCCGTTTAACCACGCCAACATCCGGTTGTTTATCGCCTTCCGGGTGTTTTACAACGCGCGGTTTTACTACCCCGTTTTCACGATTCTATTTCTCGACTTCGGCCTGACCCTGGAGCAGTTTACCCTGCTCAACGTGGTGTGGGCCATGACCATCGTGCTGCTCGAAGTGCCATCCGGCGCGTTGGCCGACCTGTTCGGTCGCCGCCGTCTGCTGATTGCCACGTCACTGCTGATGATTGCCGAATTGTCGCTGATCAGCTTTGCGCCCAGCACTCAGCCGGAGTGGATTTTTTACCTGTTTCTAGCCAATCGGCTGCTCAGCGGCGCGTCGGAAGCCATGGGCAGCGGTGCGGATGAAGCCCTGGCTTACGACACGCTGGTAGCGGCTGGACAAAAGGATCTGTGGCCCAAGGTGCTTGACGTGCAGCTCAAGGTGCAACAGATCGGCTTTATCGTCGCCATGACGCTGGGTGCGCTGGTCTACGACCCGGAGTTGCTTAACCGCATCACAGGATGGATCGGCATCAACGGCGAGTTGACCTTGCGCGACACCATGCGCTATCCATTACTGCTCACGCTTGGCTCCGCCCTGGTCACGCTGGTGCTGACTGTAAAGATGACCGAGCCGCCCAATACCGGGCAACCAGAGCAGCAGGGCTTTTTTGCCACGGCCTTTGCCACCACCCGGCTGATCATCGACAGTGCCAAGTGGATCTGGCATACGCCGTTTGCCCTTGGCATCATCCTGTTTACCATGCTGTTTGATCACATCATCCGCATGCTGCTGACTCTTAACAGCCAGTATTACCGCATGATCGATATCCCCGAGGCGCTGTTCGGCGTGATTGGCTCATCCATGTCGGTGATGGCTTATTTTATCCCGCCGCTGGCAATGTACGCGGCAAGCCGTTTCCGCCCGGTGGTGAATCTGAGCTGGATGAGTGTGCTGATGATCATTGGCTGCGCCACCTTTGCCCTGTTCATCCCTTGGTATGGTGTGATACCCATGGCCCTGGTGTTTGTGGTGTTCATGTTCAATATGTTTTTCGGCAGCCACTACCTCAATCAGGTGACGCCCTCGCACATGCGCGCCACGGTGCTGAGTTTTCGCGGCCTGAGTTTTAATCTGGCTTATGCCGCAATCAGCCTCGCCTATACCGGGGCTTACGCCTGGTTCAAGCAACGAGCGCCAACCACATTGAGCGAAGCGCAACTGGAACGTCACACCTTCATGGTCACCTCAGAGCAATTCGTCTGGTATTTTGCTATGCTGTTGATAGTGCTCGCTGGTGTTGTGTTTATTGCCCAACGCGCAGCTCGGCACCGAGGCAACACGGCAACGAATCATATTTAA
- a CDS encoding TrkH family potassium uptake protein: protein MSYKSLKALTPAQALVLYYGVAILAGALLLSTPLAAVGPHLSFLDALFTATSAQCVTGLSVVDTGTRLSGFGQSVVLALIQVGGLGITTFSVYLFIYLRVGVSIRGRWIINETLLPTPVSSWRDLIRSIFLTTLIIETLGAVLLAMVFVPDLGLKQGIYSAVFHSISAFCNAGFSLFPDSLIGYRNNPLVNVTIMALIILGGIGFLVIRELTEACKPRQNPLQPRRFSLHSKLVIVTTLFLILYGAVTIGWLERHDALAHMSTGEAAWTALFQSVSARTAGFNTIDLDLFRVPTLFLMIFLMFIGASPGSAGGGVKTTCLALLFILFYNRLKGNPNTNAFGRTIPEEVISRALSLFLLAMIVIGLALFGLLIAQSPDWAHENPREFLGFMFETVSAFGTVGLSMGSTGQLNVASKCIVIALMFIGRVGLLTMAFAIARRTRSTAPRYAEENIMIG, encoded by the coding sequence ATGTCTTACAAGTCACTGAAAGCCCTCACACCAGCCCAGGCGCTGGTCCTTTATTATGGTGTCGCGATTCTCGCCGGCGCTCTGTTGCTCTCTACCCCGCTGGCGGCGGTCGGTCCTCACCTGTCTTTTCTTGATGCGTTGTTTACAGCAACCTCGGCGCAATGTGTCACCGGTCTGAGTGTCGTGGATACCGGAACCCGTCTGTCGGGATTCGGCCAATCCGTGGTTCTGGCCCTGATTCAGGTGGGCGGTCTGGGCATCACCACCTTCTCCGTCTATCTGTTTATCTATCTGCGCGTCGGTGTCAGTATTCGCGGGCGCTGGATCATCAACGAAACCCTGTTGCCAACACCGGTCAGTTCGTGGCGCGATCTGATCCGCAGCATTTTCCTGACCACGCTGATCATCGAAACCTTGGGTGCAGTGTTACTGGCCATGGTGTTTGTGCCGGATCTCGGCTTGAAACAAGGAATCTACAGTGCCGTATTTCACTCCATTTCAGCGTTCTGCAATGCCGGATTTTCCCTGTTTCCAGACAGCCTGATCGGCTATCGCAACAATCCTCTGGTCAATGTCACCATCATGGCATTGATTATTCTTGGCGGCATTGGCTTTCTGGTGATTCGCGAACTGACCGAAGCATGCAAACCACGGCAAAACCCCTTGCAGCCACGACGTTTTTCGCTGCACAGCAAATTGGTCATTGTAACGACACTGTTTCTGATTCTCTACGGTGCCGTAACCATCGGTTGGCTGGAGCGCCATGATGCCCTGGCCCACATGTCAACCGGCGAAGCGGCCTGGACAGCGTTGTTTCAATCGGTCTCGGCACGGACCGCCGGATTCAATACCATTGATCTCGACCTGTTTCGGGTGCCGACACTGTTCCTGATGATTTTCCTCATGTTCATCGGCGCTTCGCCGGGCTCCGCGGGTGGCGGTGTCAAAACCACCTGTCTGGCGTTGCTGTTCATCCTGTTCTACAATCGCTTGAAGGGCAATCCCAACACCAATGCGTTTGGCCGCACCATTCCGGAAGAGGTGATCTCCAGAGCATTGTCGCTGTTTCTGCTGGCCATGATCGTCATTGGCCTGGCATTGTTCGGCCTGCTGATTGCCCAGAGTCCGGATTGGGCCCATGAAAATCCGCGCGAATTTCTCGGCTTTATGTTTGAAACCGTCTCGGCTTTCGGCACGGTCGGGCTGTCGATGGGCTCCACCGGACAGCTTAATGTCGCCAGTAAATGTATCGTTATCGCCCTGATGTTTATTGGCCGGGTCGGCCTGCTGACCATGGCCTTTGCCATTGCCCGACGCACCCGTTCAACGGCACCACGCTATGCCGAAGAAAATATTATGATCGGCTGA
- a CDS encoding SpoIIE family protein phosphatase, whose protein sequence is MTMDSPVGKTAETENEGHDVVSSNTLAHVVSQNVLVTSDQLVNKVEDIFNHEPNLVGIIVVSADEEQLVGMISRKYFMELYSKPFRKELYLNKSLDTLLATDFEAPLCLDETNYIDYAVRTALSRSTEQMYEPIVVRTTQGDLKLIDTYVLLLELARLHERQSMELHESLSQVKLLNAQLEDSQERILESLHYASVIQESILPRTELFDQLFSEWFTLYRPRDIVGGDLYWLRKINDLTLIAVIDCTGHGVPGAFMTMTVNSVLNHIVDTICSDDPARILSEMNLVLKNTLHLRQDSKSMVDAGLDIILCCIDPAQKKLTFAGAGLSLYMYANGDVNEIKGGRAGIGYSKSDPDYRYSNVVKDIDEGTILYATTDGFLDESGGAKGFGFGRERFKNTIKQCAKHSLKHQHDYFCQTLTEWRGSREQRDDIALVVFKPCNNM, encoded by the coding sequence ATGACGATGGATAGTCCGGTTGGAAAAACGGCTGAAACAGAGAACGAAGGCCATGACGTTGTTTCCAGCAATACGCTGGCTCATGTTGTTTCGCAGAATGTCCTGGTGACTTCAGACCAATTGGTGAATAAGGTTGAAGACATCTTTAACCATGAGCCAAATCTGGTCGGCATCATCGTTGTCAGCGCCGATGAAGAACAGCTGGTGGGTATGATCTCCAGAAAATATTTTATGGAGCTGTACAGCAAACCCTTTCGCAAGGAACTCTATCTGAATAAGTCGCTTGATACGCTTCTTGCGACAGATTTTGAAGCCCCACTGTGTCTGGATGAAACTAACTACATTGACTATGCCGTTCGGACAGCATTGTCTCGGTCGACCGAACAAATGTATGAGCCGATTGTTGTTCGTACGACACAAGGCGATTTGAAGCTCATTGATACCTATGTGCTGCTGTTGGAACTCGCCAGGCTGCATGAGCGTCAGTCCATGGAATTGCACGAGAGCCTGTCACAGGTAAAGCTGCTCAATGCTCAGCTGGAGGACTCTCAGGAGCGTATTTTAGAAAGCCTGCATTATGCCAGTGTGATTCAGGAGTCCATTCTTCCGCGAACTGAGTTGTTTGACCAACTTTTCAGCGAGTGGTTTACCTTGTATCGCCCACGAGACATCGTTGGTGGTGATTTGTACTGGCTGCGCAAAATTAATGACCTTACGCTTATTGCTGTTATTGATTGCACTGGCCATGGCGTTCCGGGTGCCTTTATGACAATGACCGTCAACTCTGTATTAAATCACATTGTCGACACCATCTGTTCTGATGATCCTGCACGTATTCTGTCGGAAATGAATCTGGTGCTTAAAAATACACTCCATTTGCGTCAAGACAGTAAAAGCATGGTGGACGCCGGGCTGGATATTATCCTTTGTTGCATTGATCCAGCGCAGAAAAAATTGACCTTTGCCGGTGCCGGGCTTTCCCTCTACATGTATGCGAATGGTGATGTTAATGAGATAAAAGGTGGGCGTGCAGGAATTGGCTATAGTAAAAGCGACCCTGACTACCGATATTCGAATGTTGTGAAGGATATTGATGAAGGCACCATCCTGTATGCGACTACGGACGGTTTTTTGGATGAAAGCGGAGGGGCGAAAGGCTTTGGATTCGGCCGCGAGCGCTTTAAAAATACGATTAAACAGTGTGCAAAGCATTCACTTAAGCATCAACATGACTATTTTTGCCAAACGCTGACAGAGTGGCGTGGTTCGAGAGAGCAGAGGGATGATATCGCTCTGGTCGTTTTCAAGCCATGTAACAACATGTAA
- a CDS encoding nucleoside transporter C-terminal domain-containing protein — translation MPLQPLLGLGVFILIAWLISEQRRRFPVRLVIIGLVLQLILAALLFHIPWFQSLFLVLNKVVLALENATAAGTSMVFGYLGGGALPFQEPFPGSAYILAFRGLPLVLLISALSSLLFYWRVLPRIVQGCSWLLQKSLGISGAEGLGVAANIFVGMVESPLIIRPYIQQMTRSELFTLMSCGMATIAGTVMVLYASILSSVLPDIMGHILTASLISAPASVVIAKIMVPEKDDTTHATLAPDTNVRSSMDAITQGTVQGVQLLINIVAMIIVMVALIALINSLLGVFFEGVTLQSLLGTVLAPIAWLLGVPWQEAPAAGALFGTKTVINEFVAYLNMTQLPEGTLSQRSLYIMTYALCGFANPGSLGIMIGGMGAMAPERRHEIVGLGVKSLLAGTLATSMTAAIAALMLPTL, via the coding sequence ATGCCCCTCCAACCCCTTCTCGGCCTCGGCGTATTCATCCTCATTGCCTGGCTTATCAGCGAACAGCGCCGCCGTTTTCCAGTGCGATTAGTCATCATCGGCCTGGTGCTGCAACTCATCCTCGCTGCCCTGCTCTTTCATATACCCTGGTTTCAAAGCCTGTTTCTGGTACTGAACAAAGTAGTGCTGGCATTGGAAAACGCCACGGCGGCCGGAACCAGCATGGTGTTCGGCTATCTGGGCGGCGGTGCGTTGCCGTTTCAGGAGCCTTTTCCCGGTAGTGCGTATATCCTCGCCTTTCGCGGTCTACCGCTGGTGCTGCTGATCAGTGCGTTATCCTCATTACTGTTTTACTGGCGAGTATTACCGCGCATCGTTCAAGGCTGTTCATGGCTGTTGCAGAAAAGCCTAGGGATTAGCGGGGCTGAAGGTCTGGGCGTAGCGGCGAATATCTTTGTCGGCATGGTGGAATCGCCGTTGATCATCCGCCCGTATATTCAGCAGATGACACGCAGCGAGCTGTTCACCTTGATGAGCTGCGGCATGGCGACCATTGCCGGGACGGTGATGGTGCTCTATGCCAGTATTCTCAGTTCGGTGTTACCGGACATCATGGGTCACATCCTCACCGCGTCGCTGATCAGTGCCCCGGCGTCGGTGGTGATTGCCAAGATCATGGTGCCGGAAAAGGACGACACCACCCATGCGACTCTTGCACCGGACACCAACGTGCGCAGCAGCATGGATGCCATCACCCAGGGCACGGTGCAGGGTGTGCAACTGCTGATCAACATCGTGGCGATGATTATTGTCATGGTGGCGTTGATTGCCTTGATCAACAGCTTGCTTGGCGTATTCTTTGAGGGCGTGACTTTGCAAAGTCTGCTCGGCACTGTACTGGCTCCGATTGCCTGGCTGTTGGGCGTGCCGTGGCAGGAAGCTCCGGCGGCAGGTGCGTTGTTTGGCACCAAGACGGTGATCAACGAGTTTGTCGCCTATCTGAATATGACCCAGTTGCCGGAGGGCACCTTGAGCCAGCGCAGCCTCTACATCATGACCTATGCCCTGTGCGGCTTTGCCAACCCCGGCAGCCTTGGCATCATGATCGGCGGCATGGGTGCCATGGCCCCGGAGCGCCGTCATGAGATCGTCGGCCTCGGGGTGAAATCGCTGCTGGCCGGAACGCTGGCCACCAGCATGACCGCCGCCATCGCGGCCCTGATGTTGCCGACTCTATGA